The following are encoded in a window of Pan troglodytes isolate AG18354 chromosome 4, NHGRI_mPanTro3-v2.0_pri, whole genome shotgun sequence genomic DNA:
- the LRRC14B gene encoding leucine-rich repeat-containing protein 14B yields MDTMRSLRFISAEALVSHPQVARQSLDSVAHNLYPLLFKASYLLEQAEVTRAVLGRWPLEEFRLGALLGPSADHPQDLRDRTCRACLEALVRGLADHVLQDRSRRRLRVADLTGIRDVQVQRCPCGRALGRWGRTQLLARTCCELQAEPLAAGRPVEVLADLFVTEGNFEAVVQALRPAGPTPLRVHCPSFRADSLSPSQLLHVLRLAGPGALRKLEVVHNVRLHAGHVQQLLAQVGFPRLASLTLPTKAFDAPPTYASTPDGEDPLLASIARELSKMAQLTELSVAFSTLTGKIPTLLGPLQTPLRVLDLANCALNHTDMAFLADCAHAAHLEVLDLSGHNLVSLYPSTFFRLLSQASRTLRILTLEECGIVDSHVGMLILGLSPCHRLRQLKFLGNPLSARALRRLFTALCELPELRCIEFPVPKDCYPEGAAYPQDELAMSKFDQQKYDEIAEELRAVLLRADREDIQVSTPLFGSFDPDIQETSNELGAFLLQAFKTALENFSRALKQIE; encoded by the exons ATGGACACAATGAGGTCACTCCGCTTCATTTCTGCAGAAGCTCTGGTGTCCCACCCCCAGGTGGCCCGGCAGAGCCTGGACAGTGTGGCCCACAACCTCTACCCACTCCTGTTCAAAGCCAGCTACCTGCTGGAGCAGGCGGAGGTGACGCGCGCGGTGCTGGGGCGCTGGCCCCTGGAGGAGTTCCGGCTGGGAGCGCTGCTGGGTCCTAGTGCCGACCACCCCCAGGACCTGCGCGACAGAACCTGCAGGGCCTGCCTGGAGGCGCTGGTGCGCGGCCTCGCGGACCACGTGCTGCAGGACCGGAGCCGCCGGCGGCTGCGGGTGGCTGACCTCACGGGCATCCGAGATGTGCAGGTGCAGCGGTGCCCATGCGGGAGGGCGCTGGGCAGGTGGGGCCGCACCCAGCTGCTGGCCAGGACCTGCTGTGAGCTGCAGGCAGAGCCCCTCGCAGCCGGGCGCCCCGTCGAGGTCCTCGCCGACCTCTTCGTCACTGAGGGCAACTTCGAGGCGGTGGTGCAGGCTCTGAGGCCAGCGGGCCCGACCCCTCTGCGGGTGCACTGCCCCTCGTTCCGGGCGGACAGCCTGAGCCCCAGCCAGCTCCTGCACGTGCTGCGTCTGGCTGGCCCGGGTGCCCTGCGCAAGCTGGAGGTGGTGCACAACGTGCGGCTGCATGCGGGCCACGTGCAGCAGCTTCTGGCCCAGGTGGGCTTCCCCCGGCTGGCCTCGCTCACCCTGCCCACCAAGGCCTTTGATGCACCCCCCACCTACGCCTCCACTCCCGACGGCGAGGACCCCCTACTCGCCTCCATCGCCCGGGAGCTCAGCAAGATGGCGCAGCTCACTGAGCTCAGTGTGGCCTTCTCCACGCTGACCGGGAAGATCCCGACGCTGCTTGG CCCCCTACAGACCCCGCTGCGAGTGCTGGACCTGGCCAACTGTGCCCTGAACCACACGGACATGGCCTTCTTAGCAGACTGTGCCCACGCTGCCCACCTGGAGGTGCTGGACCTCAGTGGACACAACCTGGTCAGCCTATACCCCTCGACCTTCTTCAGGCTGCTCAGCCAGGCTTCCCGGACGCTGAGGATCCTGACACTGGAGGAGTGTGGCATCGTAGACAGCCACGTTGGCATGCTGatcctgggcctgagcccctgccACCGGCTGCGCCAGCTCAAGTTCCTCGGGAACCCGCTGTCGGCCCGCGCCCTCCGGCGCCTCTTCACCGCACTCTGTGAGCTCCCCGAGCTGCGCTGCATTGAGTTCCCGGTGCCCAAGGACTGCTACCCCGAGGGTGCCGCCTACCCCCAGGACGAGCTGGCCATGTCCAAGTTCGACCAGCAGAAATACGACGAGATTGCCGAGGAGCTGCGTGCCGTGCTGCTGCGGGCCGACCGAGAGGACATCCAGGTCTCCACACCTCTCTTTGGAAGTTTCGACCCAGACATTCAAGAAACAAGCAATGAGCTTGGCGCTTTCTTGCTGCaagctttcaaaactgctctagaaAACTTCTCCAGAGCACTCAAACAAATAGAGTAG
- the CCDC127 gene encoding coiled-coil domain-containing protein 127, which produces MPRPKRVLSGGAAPAQSGPADGGVRGTLRSRAPPPRYISMNNLNDPPNWNIRPNSRADGGDGSRWNYALLVPMLGLAAFRWIWSRESQKEVEKEREAYRRRTAAFQQDLEAKYHAMISENRRAVAQLSLELEKEQNRTASYREALISQGRKLVEEKKLLEQERAQVMQEKRQVQPLRSAYLSCLQREENWQRRARLLLKEFEAVLTERQNIYCSLFLPRSKRLEMEKSLLVRASVDPVAADLEMAAGLTDIFQHDTYCGDVWNTNKRQNGRLMWLYLKYWELVVELKKFKRVEEAILEK; this is translated from the exons ATGCCACGCCCGAAGCGGGTACTGAGTGGGGGCGCCGCGCCTGCGCAAAGCGGACCCGCGGACGGTGGCGTTAGGGGAACGCTGAGGTCCCGCGCTCCCCCACCGAG GTATATCTCCATGAATAACCTAAATGATCCCCCAAACTGGAATATCCGGCCTAATTCCAGGGCGGATGGTGGTGATGGAAGCAGGTGGAATTATGCCCTGTTGGTTCCAATGCTGGGATTGGCTGCTTTTC GTTGGATTTGGTCTAGGGAGTCccagaaagaagtagaaaaagagagagaagcctACCGTCGGAGAACTGCTGCTTTTCAACAGGATCTGGAAGCCAAGTACCACGCCATGATCTCAGAAAATCGGCGTGCTGTCGCTCAGTTGTCCTTGGAACTCGAAAAGGAACAAAACAGAACTGCTAGTTACCGAGAAGCCCTTATCTCTCAGGGACGCAAGTTGGTAGAAGAAAAGAAGCTTCTGGAACAGGAACGGGCCCAGGTGATGCAAGAAAAAAGACAGGTGCAGCCTTTGAGAAGTGCATATTTGAGCTGCCTGCAAAGGGAAGAAAACTGGCAAAGGAGAGCCAGGCTTTTGCTGAAAGAATTTGAAGCTGTTCTCACAGAAAGACAGAATATCTACTGCAGTCTGTTTCTTCCTCGCAGCAAGCGGCTGGAGATGGAGAAGAGCTTACTGGTGCGAGCGTCCGTCGACCCCGTCGCCGCTGACCTAGAGATGGCAGCCGGTCTCACCGACATATTTCAGCATGATACATACTGTGGTGATGTCTGGAACACGAACAAACGCCAGAATGGCAGACTCATGTGGCTCTATCTCAAATACTGGGAACTCGTTGTCGAACTGAAGAAGTTTAAGAGAGTAGAGGAAGCCATCCTAGAAAAGTAA